The genomic interval AGACAAGGAAATATCTGCTTAGATCAACTAATACTGGGATAAGTGCGATTATTGATCCAGTGGGCAGGGTTGTTGCACAGACAGGCAATTTTGTTCAGACCAACCTAGAGGGTGCAGTAGCACTAATGGATGGACCTAAAACACTCTACACCAGAGTCGGTGATGTATTTCCAATAGCAGCAACTATTTTTTGGATAGGGTTTATTGCAGTACAAAAGTTAAGAGGAAAGAATTTGCTTTAGAGCAGTTAAAAATGCATCATTCTCATTAGGTGTTCCGATTGTTACACGCATGCAGTTCTCGAGCCTTCCAGGTCTGTTGAAGTTCCTTATTAAAATGTCTCTTTTCACTAACTCATTAAAAAGCATATCAGCGTCTTGAGCTTTAAAGAATATAAAGTTTGCATCGCTTGGATATGCCGTTAGATCATCCAGCTCTAACATCGCACTAAATACGCGCTCTCTTTCTTTAATAATGAGCTGAATATTCTCAGTTACAAACTCATGATCATCTAAAACCACTTCCGCGGCGCTTTGGCTGAGCGAATTAATGTTATATGGGTAGCGAACTTTATTTATCTCTTTTGCTATCTGTTCTCTCGCAAAAAGTATCCCGATCCTAAGCCCTGCAAACCCTACCTTTGATAAGGTCCTAAGTATGATTAAGTTCTCGCATTCTTTTACGAGCGGCAAAAATGTATAGCCGCTGAAATCAGAATACGCTTCATCCACAACAACAATCCCTTTGGCCGCGCTTATAATCTCAGTGATTTTGCCAGCGTTGTACATATTGCCTGTGGGGTTATTAGGTGAAGCAAGAAATATTAAGTCGGGATCATTCTCTTCTATGATTGATAGTGTTTCATCCAGATCTATATCGAATTTATCATCTAGAGGTATCTCGATGACCTCTGCCCCCATGGCAAGCCCGGTGAGTTTATACATAGAAAATGTTGGAGAAGGACATAAAATCTTCCCTGAGCCATTTGCAAGAGTAGTTATTAGCATACCTATTAGCTCATCTGATCCGTTTCCGAGCAATATCCCGTCCTTTGAAAACTCAGTGACTTTGGAAATCAGCTCTATAAGCTTGTGAGCCTCAGGATCGGGGTATCTGTGTATAGCTAGATCGCTTATGGCTTTTTCAACTTTGGATTTTACTGAATTAGAAAGCTCAAAAGGGCTTTCATTACCGTCTAATTTAATTTTGCAGTCAATCGCCGGAACGTGGTAAGGAGAGATCTCTCTTATTTCGGGGCTTACACGCGCCTCTACGATACCAAGTTCTTCAGACTTTGATTTTTTATCTTGTGAGCTCATTTTATTAGGGAAGAATACCTATTTTCTAACTTTAACGGAAAGAGCATGCGCCTCAAGCTCCTCGCTATAGGCCAAGTTCATTACAGAGTCGCTAAGTTTGTCAAAACCTTTCTTAGAGATTGATATAACGCTCGGCATCCTTAAAAAGTCATACACGCTAAGAGGTGAAGAGAACCTTGCAGCCCCTCCTGTGGGTAGTACGTGGCTAGGACCCGCTACATAATCACCAAATGCTTCTGTGGACATCCCACCTAAGAATATTGCGCCGGCGTTGTTAATCTTTTTAAGAAGCGCTTTAGGATTCTTAACGCATAGCTCAAGATGCTCAGGAGCAAGAGCATTTGCAACATTTGCTGCTTCACTGATGCTTTTGACAACAAAAATGCGCCCCTGACTCTTAACAGCCTCACCTGCAATGCGTTTTCTAGTCAGAAGAGAAAGCTGTCTTGTAACTTCTTTTGCCACCTCTTTTGCAAACTTCTCTTTGTTAGTAACTAAAAGAGGAACGGCCATCTCATCATGCTCGGCTTGTGCTAACAGGTCTGCGGCAACCCAGCTTGCAGGTGTAGAGGCATCTGAAATAATAAGAACCTCACTCGGGCCCGCAATCATATCAATATCTACTTCGCCGAAAACAAGCTTCTTTGCGATCGTAACATAAATGTTTCCCGGACCAACAATCTTATCTACCTTGGGTACTGATTCTGTGCCGTGCGCAAGAGCTGATACAGCCTGTGCTCCGCCTACTTTGTATATTGAATCCACCCCGGCTATTGAGGCGGCAACAAGCACTGTTGGATTAAGCTCGCCGTTAGGACATGGAGTCACCAGAACTAGCTCTTTAACCCCGGCCACTTTTGCAGGTATTGCTGTCATTAATACAGTTGAAGGGTATGCAGCTTTACCACCAGGAACATAGAGCCCCGCCCTTTCAATTGGGCGAATAAGCCATCCAAGCTCGTT from Thermodesulfobacteriota bacterium carries:
- the hisC gene encoding histidinol-phosphate transaminase, with translation MSSQDKKSKSEELGIVEARVSPEIREISPYHVPAIDCKIKLDGNESPFELSNSVKSKVEKAISDLAIHRYPDPEAHKLIELISKVTEFSKDGILLGNGSDELIGMLITTLANGSGKILCPSPTFSMYKLTGLAMGAEVIEIPLDDKFDIDLDETLSIIEENDPDLIFLASPNNPTGNMYNAGKITEIISAAKGIVVVDEAYSDFSGYTFLPLVKECENLIILRTLSKVGFAGLRIGILFAREQIAKEINKVRYPYNINSLSQSAAEVVLDDHEFVTENIQLIIKERERVFSAMLELDDLTAYPSDANFIFFKAQDADMLFNELVKRDILIRNFNRPGRLENCMRVTIGTPNENDAFLTALKQILSS
- the hisD gene encoding histidinol dehydrogenase, translating into MKIVRVNERNLKKQLEGLRRSSSLTDPKLDAATKKIVDDVAKNGDKALFKYTKRFDKTELTKKTIKVTPKEIKDAQSQVSSRIKSDLRTAAKRVREFHKHKLPKGSMYKDALGNELGWLIRPIERAGLYVPGGKAAYPSTVLMTAIPAKVAGVKELVLVTPCPNGELNPTVLVAASIAGVDSIYKVGGAQAVSALAHGTESVPKVDKIVGPGNIYVTIAKKLVFGEVDIDMIAGPSEVLIISDASTPASWVAADLLAQAEHDEMAVPLLVTNKEKFAKEVAKEVTRQLSLLTRKRIAGEAVKSQGRIFVVKSISEAANVANALAPEHLELCVKNPKALLKKINNAGAIFLGGMSTEAFGDYVAGPSHVLPTGGAARFSSPLSVYDFLRMPSVISISKKGFDKLSDSVMNLAYSEELEAHALSVKVRK